A single window of Dermacentor albipictus isolate Rhodes 1998 colony chromosome 1, USDA_Dalb.pri_finalv2, whole genome shotgun sequence DNA harbors:
- the Dbp73D gene encoding ATP-dependent RNA helicase DDX51, translated as MEKLYVVSRFTDDTESAKQKFDPDKRLRKILRKAKRKQEEARNLAQDGCLQTDSAAIALEDSQKDGKTLEIGDNCLAQDNIVVPLVKKAKLASQIDDAAPAVAEPLSDVLTLETPAVKKKSRRKKSQQPRMRRDRRNEGLSVAGDNGANYNLPAGTESTVDHQHTALDDELDGVKVEDTGDGDHKPVQEPVETSPGEYYPILGDVQVKRTDVVHRVLPEWLSNPEMVASIVKKGKKPGSRKVEHFSSSLSAEMMSVLATNHIRKLFPVQEKVVPWLLSSEQRRSHLPPRDICVSAPTGSGKTLAYVIPIIEDLKVRVVRAVRAVVVLPVKELAAQVHAVFLQYVGATSLNVQLVTGSKTFAEEQGLLVRKGAKGYASLVDIVVATPGRLLDHIRKTPGFNLHLLKFFVLDEADRVIEDVQTTLIPEVEQAVFGTGKMNCCCGGTVHDRLCTHPLTVCCLQHCREPVQKLLYSATLTQDPDKLQSLMLFQPKLFTATATINVPSDEHRQKTFVGKYTTPQGLSEFYYLTHDNTKPLAVWDLVANHGFRDTLCFTASKEDAHRLSLVLKEMGNVRAEEFSAKLSTAERARVLRKFASGKLDILVCSNVLARGLDVANVRHVICYDPPKFIKTYVHRVGRTARAGVPGTAVTFLRQGQLQAFKEMLSSAGKTDIQPLDLTDTDGLEPLQSKYRDALKAVETIVKSEQIGPDRKKKYNFAAKSAIPNERPNVKTANGGSTV; from the coding sequence ATTCACCGACGACACTGAGTCAGCGAAGCAAAAGTTTGATCCGGACAAGCGACTACGGAAAATTTTAAGGAAAGCCAAACGGAAACAAGAGGAGGCTCGTAATTTGGCACAAGATGGGTGTCTACAAACAGATTCGGCAGCCATTGCACTAGAAGATAGTCAAAAGGATGGCAAGACATTGGAAATTGGTGACAACTGCCTTGCCCAGGATAACATTGTGGTGCCACTTGTTAAGAAAGCCAAGCTGGCTTCTCAGATTGATGATGCAGCTCCAGCTGTTGCGGAACCTTTGTCTGATGTATTGACATTGGAAACACcagcagtaaaaaagaaaagtcgaaggaagaaaaGCCAACAGCCTCGCATGCGACGTGACAGACGCAATGAAGGCCTGAGTGTTGCTGGTGACAATGGAGCTAACTACAATCTGCCAGCAGGAACAGAATCCACCGTAGATCATCAGCATACTGCATTGGATGATGAGTTAGATGGTGTTAAGGTTGAAGACACAGGAGATGGTGACCACAAACCTGTTCAAGAGCCTGTTGAAACCAGTCCTGGAGAATATTACCCGATTTTGGGTGATGTGCAGGTGAAAAGAACAGATGTTGTTCACCGAGTCCTACCAGAATGGTTATCCAATCCAGAGATGGTTGCATCAATTGTGAAGAAAGGCAAAAAGCCTGGTAGCAGGAAAGTAGAACACTTCAGCAGCAGCCTAAGTGCTGAGATGATGTCTGTGTTGGCTACAAACCACATACGGAAGCTATTTCCTGTTCAAGAAAAAGTAGTTCCGTGGTTGCTTTCATCAGAGCAACGGCGTTCACACCTGCCGCCACGAGATATTTGTGTTTCTGCACCAACAGGTAGTGGCAAGACGCTTGCATATGTTATACCTATTATAGAAGACCTAAAAGTTCGTGTTGTGCGTGCAGTTCGTGCTGTTGTTGTCCTTCCCGTAAAAGAGCTCGCAGCACAAGTACATGCTGTATTCTTGCAGTATGTTGGTGCAACATCACTGAATGTGCAGTTGGTGACTGGGTCGAAAACATTTGCCGAAGAACAGGGACTGCTTGTTCGCAAAGGTGCTAAGGGCTATGCAAGCTTAGTAGACATTGTGGTGGCTACTCCAGGACGTCTACTCGACCACATACGCAAGACTCCTGGCTTTAACTTGCATCTGCTAAAGTTTTTTGTGCTTGATGAAGCTGACAGAGTTATTGAAGATGTGCAAACAACATTAATTCCCGAGGTAGAACAGGCTGTGTTCGGTACAGGCAAGATGAACTGCTGTTGTGGAGGGACTGTCCACGACCGGCTGTGCACACACCCATTGACTGTTTGCTGTCTTCAGCATTGCCGAGAGCCTGTGCAAAAGCTGCTGTACTCGGCAACACTGACTCAGGATCCTGACAAACTGCAAAGCCTTATGCTTTTTCAGCCAAAACTCTTCACAGCCACTGCCACAATCAACGTGCCAAGTGATGAACACCGACAGAAAACTTTCGTTGGAAAGTATACTACACCACAGGGGCTTAGTGAGTTTTACTACCTCACTCATGATAACACAAAGCCATTGGCTGTATGGGATCTTGTGGCAAACCATGGTTTCCGGGACACCCTTTGTTTTACTGCTTCTAAGGAGGATGCCCACAGGCTTAGCTTGGTGCTTAAAGAAATGGGTAATGTTCGTGCTGAAGAATTTTCTGCAAAACTGAGCACAGCAGAACGTGCACGAGTGCTGAGAAAGTTTGCTTCTGGAAAACTGGACATCTTAGTTTGCTCAAATGTTCTGGCCAGAGGTCTTGACGTGGCAAATGTACGGCATGTCATATGCTATGACCCTCCAAAATTTATTAAAACATATGTACACAGGGTGGGTAGGACTGCGCGTGCTGGCGTTCCAGGCACAGCCGTGACATTTCTGCGGCAAGGTCAATTACAAGCTTTCAAGGAAATGCTTTCATCAGCTGGGAAGACAGACATTCAGCCTCTCGATCTTACTGACACTGATGGACTTGAACCACTTCAAAGCAAGTATCGGGATGCTCTAAAGGCTGTTGAAACTATTGTGAAAAGTGAGCAGATTGGTCCAGACAGAAAGAAGAAGTACAATTTTGCTGCCAAGTCTGCAATACCAAATGAAAGACCTAATGTGAAAACAGCAAATGGTGGTTCCACTGTGTAA